A genomic segment from Conger conger chromosome 2, fConCon1.1, whole genome shotgun sequence encodes:
- the LOC133122211 gene encoding protein GPR108-like isoform X2: MAMYREACFSLFVAALLIGICDARIHHLVLKNETRFVIRLNTFGFYANGTLDVNLKALTLNLKALRKEQEQNIDFVKYPIGFSLSKSRVNSLLAYTAQDAEECQLTKSKSEQPLILFLIDIDKRSVTVRSFGMQDSVLSSTLKAKEENAQVPRKKEKRDLGSDQSKTTTGTKQDTVPDQSKTTKDENQDTVPDQSKTTKDENQDTVPDQSKTGGDGNQDTVPDQSKTGGDGNQDTVPDQSKTTKDEKQGKKIDGMTLELQRIGESYNFSFHLKIGSLDEGLYNLNFHNCPSKSLPYDLNVEIVEQNPGGYLSAAEIPLPLLFICMAIIFFIAAMVWVHTLMKHRYSVFKIHWLMAALAFTKSISLVFHSINYHFINKEGHPIEGWAVMYYITHLLKGALLFITLALIGTGWAFVKYILSDKEKKIFMIVIPLQVLANVAYVIIESTEEGSTEYSLWMQVLFLVDLICCGAILFPVVWSIRHLQDASSTDGKAAMNLEKLKLFRHYYVMIVCYIYFTRIIAYLLKVAIPFQWQWFYEFLVEVSTLIFFVMTGYKFRPASNNPYLQLPLDEEDMEMDEVLTESGALEGISRVKKLQNGRERQREPSL, encoded by the exons ATGGCGATGTACCGAGAAGCGTGTTTTTCACTCTTCGTAGCTGCACTCCTGATTGGCATTTGCGATGCCAGAATACACCACCTTGTGCTGAAG AATGAAACCCGCTTCGTCATCCGTCTCAACACCTTTGGCTTCTACGCTAACGGCACCCTCGACGTCAACCTCAAGGCCCTCACCCTCAACCTCAAGGCCCTGCGCAAGGAACAGGAACAGAACATCGACTTCGTAAAATACCCA ATCGGCTTCAGTCTGTCCAAGTCCCGGGTGAATAGCCTTCTGGCCTACACA GCACAGGATGCGGAAGAGTGTCAGCTGACCAAATCCAAGAGTGAGCAACCCCTGATTCTTTTCCTCATTGACATTGACAAACGCAG tgtaactGTACGATCATTCGGAATGCAGGACAGTGTCCTGTCCAGCACCCTCAAGGCCAAGGAGGAAAACGCCCAAGTACCCA gaaaaaaagaaaagcgagACCTCGGATCTGACCAGAGTAAAACTACGACAGGCACAAAGCAAGACACGGTACCAGACCAGAGTAAAACTACAAAAGACGAAAACCAAGACACTGTACCAGACCAGAGTAAAACTACAAAAGACGAAAACCAAGACACTGTACCAGACCAGAGTAAAACTGGAGGAGATGGAAACCAAGACACTGTACCAGACCAGAGTAAAACTGGAGGAGATGGAAACCAAGACACTGTACCAGACCAGAGTAAAACTACAAAAGATGAAAAGCAG GGGAAGAAGATTGATGGGATGACTTTGGAGCTCCAGAGAATCGGCGAGTCCTACAACTTCAGT TTCCATTTGAAGATTGGCTCCCTCGACGAAGGGCTGTACAACTTGAACTTCCACAACTGTCCCAGCAAGAGTCTTCCCTACGACCTCAAC GTGGAGATTGTGGAGCAGAATCCAGGGGGTTACCTGTCAGCTGCAGAGATCCCCCTCCCGCTCCTCTTCATCTGCATGGCCATCATCTTCTTCATCGCAGCCATGGTCTGGGTCCACACCCTCATGAAGCACAG gtaCAGCGTGTTTAAGATCCACTGGCTCATGGCAGCATTGGCCTTCACAAAGTCCATCTCCCTGGTCTTCCACAGT ATTAACTACCACTTCATCAATAAAGAGGGACACCCCATCGAAGGTTGGGCTGTCATGTACTACATCACGCACCT gcTGAAGGGAGCCCTGCTCTTCATCACTCTGGCTCTGATAGGCACCGGCTGGGCCTTCGTCAAGTACATCCTCTCAGACAAGGAGAAGAAGATCTTCATGATCGTAATCCCTCTGCAg GTCCTGGCAAACGTGGCTTACGTCATCATCGAGTCGACGGAGGAGGGCTCCACTGAGTACAGCTTGTGGATGCAAGTGCTCTTCCTGGTCGACCTCATCTGCTGCGGAGCCATCCTGTTCCCTGTGGTCtg GTCCATTCGCCACCTGCAGGACGCCTCCAGCACTGATGGAAAAG CTGCCATGAACCTGGAGAAGCTGAAGCTGTTCCGGCATTACTACGTGATG ATTGTCTGCTACATCTACTTCACCCGAATCATCGCCTACCTGCTCAAGGTGGCCATTCCCTTCCAGTGGCAGTGGTTCTATGAG TTCCTGGTGGAGGTCTCCACCCTCATCTTCTTTGTGATGACGGGGTATAAGTTCCGACCGGCCTCTAACAACCCATACCTGCAGCTGCCCCTAGACGAGGAGGACATGGAGATGGACGAAGT gcTGACTGAGTCGGGAGCACTGGAGGGCATCTCTCGGGTGAAGAAGCTCCAGAACGGccgtgagagacagagggagccCTCCCTGTGA
- the LOC133122211 gene encoding protein GPR108-like isoform X1, protein MAMYREACFSLFVAALLIGICDARIHHLVLKNETRFVIRLNTFGFYANGTLDVNLKALTLNLKALRKEQEQNIDFVKYPIGFSLSKSRVNSLLAYTAQDAEECQLTKSKSEQPLILFLIDIDKRSVTVRSFGMQDSVLSSTLKAKEENAQVPRKKEKRDLGSDQSKTTTGTKQDTVPDQSKTTKDENQDTVPDQSKTTKDENQDTVPDQSKTGGDGNQDTVPDQSKTGGDGNQDTVPDQSKTTKDEKQGKKIDGMTLELQRIGESYNFSFHLKIGSLDEGLYNLNFHNCPSKSLPYDLNVEIVEQNPGGYLSAAEIPLPLLFICMAIIFFIAAMVWVHTLMKHRYSVFKIHWLMAALAFTKSISLVFHSINYHFINKEGHPIEGWAVMYYITHLLKGALLFITLALIGTGWAFVKYILSDKEKKIFMIVIPLQVLANVAYVIIESTEEGSTEYSLWMQVLFLVDLICCGAILFPVVWSIRHLQDASSTDGKAAAMNLEKLKLFRHYYVMIVCYIYFTRIIAYLLKVAIPFQWQWFYEFLVEVSTLIFFVMTGYKFRPASNNPYLQLPLDEEDMEMDEVLTESGALEGISRVKKLQNGRERQREPSL, encoded by the exons ATGGCGATGTACCGAGAAGCGTGTTTTTCACTCTTCGTAGCTGCACTCCTGATTGGCATTTGCGATGCCAGAATACACCACCTTGTGCTGAAG AATGAAACCCGCTTCGTCATCCGTCTCAACACCTTTGGCTTCTACGCTAACGGCACCCTCGACGTCAACCTCAAGGCCCTCACCCTCAACCTCAAGGCCCTGCGCAAGGAACAGGAACAGAACATCGACTTCGTAAAATACCCA ATCGGCTTCAGTCTGTCCAAGTCCCGGGTGAATAGCCTTCTGGCCTACACA GCACAGGATGCGGAAGAGTGTCAGCTGACCAAATCCAAGAGTGAGCAACCCCTGATTCTTTTCCTCATTGACATTGACAAACGCAG tgtaactGTACGATCATTCGGAATGCAGGACAGTGTCCTGTCCAGCACCCTCAAGGCCAAGGAGGAAAACGCCCAAGTACCCA gaaaaaaagaaaagcgagACCTCGGATCTGACCAGAGTAAAACTACGACAGGCACAAAGCAAGACACGGTACCAGACCAGAGTAAAACTACAAAAGACGAAAACCAAGACACTGTACCAGACCAGAGTAAAACTACAAAAGACGAAAACCAAGACACTGTACCAGACCAGAGTAAAACTGGAGGAGATGGAAACCAAGACACTGTACCAGACCAGAGTAAAACTGGAGGAGATGGAAACCAAGACACTGTACCAGACCAGAGTAAAACTACAAAAGATGAAAAGCAG GGGAAGAAGATTGATGGGATGACTTTGGAGCTCCAGAGAATCGGCGAGTCCTACAACTTCAGT TTCCATTTGAAGATTGGCTCCCTCGACGAAGGGCTGTACAACTTGAACTTCCACAACTGTCCCAGCAAGAGTCTTCCCTACGACCTCAAC GTGGAGATTGTGGAGCAGAATCCAGGGGGTTACCTGTCAGCTGCAGAGATCCCCCTCCCGCTCCTCTTCATCTGCATGGCCATCATCTTCTTCATCGCAGCCATGGTCTGGGTCCACACCCTCATGAAGCACAG gtaCAGCGTGTTTAAGATCCACTGGCTCATGGCAGCATTGGCCTTCACAAAGTCCATCTCCCTGGTCTTCCACAGT ATTAACTACCACTTCATCAATAAAGAGGGACACCCCATCGAAGGTTGGGCTGTCATGTACTACATCACGCACCT gcTGAAGGGAGCCCTGCTCTTCATCACTCTGGCTCTGATAGGCACCGGCTGGGCCTTCGTCAAGTACATCCTCTCAGACAAGGAGAAGAAGATCTTCATGATCGTAATCCCTCTGCAg GTCCTGGCAAACGTGGCTTACGTCATCATCGAGTCGACGGAGGAGGGCTCCACTGAGTACAGCTTGTGGATGCAAGTGCTCTTCCTGGTCGACCTCATCTGCTGCGGAGCCATCCTGTTCCCTGTGGTCtg GTCCATTCGCCACCTGCAGGACGCCTCCAGCACTGATGGAAAAG cAGCTGCCATGAACCTGGAGAAGCTGAAGCTGTTCCGGCATTACTACGTGATG ATTGTCTGCTACATCTACTTCACCCGAATCATCGCCTACCTGCTCAAGGTGGCCATTCCCTTCCAGTGGCAGTGGTTCTATGAG TTCCTGGTGGAGGTCTCCACCCTCATCTTCTTTGTGATGACGGGGTATAAGTTCCGACCGGCCTCTAACAACCCATACCTGCAGCTGCCCCTAGACGAGGAGGACATGGAGATGGACGAAGT gcTGACTGAGTCGGGAGCACTGGAGGGCATCTCTCGGGTGAAGAAGCTCCAGAACGGccgtgagagacagagggagccCTCCCTGTGA